A portion of the Podospora pseudoanserina strain CBS 124.78 chromosome 2, whole genome shotgun sequence genome contains these proteins:
- a CDS encoding hypothetical protein (COG:S; EggNog:ENOG503NXI1) has translation MDHSGAPDTKRPRLTTGSPWSAGGSHHGRTLLNPNPSPTSGQSPHLPPTSSPYHQPSPHHYARPSGTGDHNHPHPHPHPHPHPHPHPHSHSHPQPPPPPPPPSQAPHPHAHQQHPHPQGPPPPIAQTPVDDRRHHESERFQTMHDHRQPPHSPAHPAFSSYPSRETIVKPDPGEDTTLPQLRRPLSTSNGPEIMTPGTPHSALPPQSYADDKRHMSFDSGPQQQQHQQQPQQQQQQQSQPPQQPQPPPPPPSQQQPMYGRQPSYPPQTPLPHAQPYEYPPPSYGAQHDGLPYSIHVASSNAKRKGQRASQACETCRQLKAKCDELKPCKSCREKKVECKYRELVPKQQDKVQADILEQLMIMRNDFQDWIATNDRRVGRLEEAVKRIAPAADLQQFEPIQEEEIRPASAESGSAPVAEEAYTSSPTGGAQAPPIDAEAARQITREMEVEKEVEPGPFVQPGVPTIPPNHTTLAAFLLKWRPIEALVRRYLDAEKIKYVDEFPIRQEERRGLLRVWGRGEGMDSSRDRDAPHDLGMMEVHDDYSDAGAPSPADCWGGISGSPGPMDGKSGNGLLHIPDFSESTVWKYVKSFNDNIQNMHPLIIPNELNAMVKLFLDGLHPSSRSKGGGSNIAKFAVGSQGETSLKRKRTSPGPEGGSSEPSLPPKVGRPMFQRSINNALVLLVLALGKICLHKDKRLPDVVPVSEPVQHGSPFLRNGNPAPASPSQGSPPSYASHSNAAGLPSPKDSGERAGTSRRSSFQGSGVSAKPVASLKRNLDVIPGLDYFAHATDILGGQLAGTSLRHIHAYILAGLYHGQLGRVVESYAYIKEAGWALQIKMRPSLDRFKRLQESQTTNRDSVTEKSDNQLVFAFWTCLQLESDIIAELPLPQSHILAFEEIMPYPNINMATGLGFDEHVLRSYLAQLYLRKNLNQIHQTLYNPENPQPLETHSAGGGIIEIIQNSLDMRFVPPEFKFLESDPPAKDILSARLRAKYWGARVITFRPFIRQILEHNFDKAMSTTSPMQGVSPAGRIQDDFSDDVKAYAQKGIKALVESTRAFHGVEDKRFIITNVFGTAHAQWGNLLTLAAVFKDPVLNQYIDEGLLKELFTKTISFFKIISHPSSALSIDMRILEGLQNELWRRPNSIDLLDHQPGSSFSSNASNGIPLSCMAPTTPLPGMHAPSTPVDAFRPPPPAQLHGPLLPPVLGAVPDGLPVMSPGSLPPMQHPPPPY, from the exons ATGGACCACTCAGGGGCGCCTGACACCAAGCGACCCCGTCTGACGACTGGCTCGCCATGGTCAGCAGGCGGTTCACATCACGGCAGAACACTCCTTAATCCCAATCCCTCCCCGACGAGTGGACAATCGCCTCATCTGCCGCCAACGTCGAGCCCCTATcatcagccatcaccacatcactACGCCCGCCCTTCTGGTACCGGCGATCACAACCATCCACACCcgcaccctcacccccatcctcaccctcaccctcaccctcactctcactcccatcctcaaccaccaccaccaccgccaccaccatcacaagcacctcaccctcacgcccaccagcagcaccctcatcctcagggTCCGCCGCCGCCTATTGCGCAAACGCCTGTCGACGACCGAAGACACCATGAGTCCGAGAGATTTCAGACCATGCACGATCACCGGCAACCTCCACACTCGCCGGCCCACCCAGCATTTTCGAGCTACCCTTCTAGGGAAACCATAGTAAAACCCGACCCAGGCGAAGACACCACGCTGCCACAGTTGCGCAGGCCTCTATCAACGAGCAACGGTCCCGAAATCATGACGCCGGGAACACCACATAGCGCCCTCCCGCCGCAGTCATACGCCGACGACAAGCGCCATATGAGCTTCGACAGCGgccctcagcagcagcagcaccagcaacaaccacagcaacagcaacagcagcaatcacaaccaccacagcagccgcagcccccgccgcccccgccgtcacaacagcagcccatGTACGGCAGGCAACCAAGCTATCCACCGCAGACGCCCTTGCCACATGCGCAGCCATATGAatacccaccaccttcaTACGGAGCACAACACGATGGCTTGCCTTACTCGATCCATGTGGCCTCTTCGAATGCAAAGCGCAAAGGACAGCGTGCCTCACAG GCCTGTGAGACGTGCCGTCAGCTCAAAGCAAAGTGCGACGAGTTGAAGCCTTGCAAAAGCTGTAGAGAAAAGAAGGTGGAATGCAAATACCGAGAACTTGTTCCCAAACA GCAAGATAAAGTGCAGGCGGACATTTTGGAGCAGCTTATGATTATGAGAAACGACTTTCAGGACTGGATCGCGACAAATGACAGGCGCGTGGGCAGGCTCGAAGAGGCGGTAAAGCGAATCGCACCAGCAGCAGATCTTCAGCAGTTCGAGCCGATacaagaggaagaaatcCGACCAGCCTCAGCTGAATCAGGGAGCGCGCCCGTGGCAGAGGAGGCGtacacatcatcacccaccgGAGGGGCTCAGGCACCCCCCATCGATGCCGAAGCTGCACGCCAGATAACACGTGAGATGGAGGTTGAAAAGGAGGTAGAACCGGGGCCGTTCGTTCAGCCCGGAGTCCCGACCATCCCGCCCAATCATACGACATTGGCTGCCTTCTTGCTCAAGTGGCGACCCATCGAGGCGTTGGTTCGGCGCTATCTGGATGCCGAAAAGATCAAGTATGTGGACGAGTTCCCCATCAGACAGGAGGAAAGACGAGGGTTGTTGCGAGTCTGGGGTCGAGGCGAAGGCATGGACAGCAGCCGGGACAGGGACGCGCCTCACGAtctggggatgatggaggtgcaTGATGACTACTCTGACGCCGGCGCGCCATCTCCGGCAGACTGCTGGGGCGGAATCAGCGGCTCACCTGGCCCCATGGACGGAAAGTCTGGCAACGGACTCCTCCATATCCCAGACTTTTCCGAATCAACTGTGTGGAAATACGTCAAGAGCTTCAACGACAATATTCAGAACATGCACCCACTCATTATCCCCAATGAGCTGAATGCCATGGTCAAGCTGTTTCTCGACGGCCTCCACCCaagctcgagaagcaagGGCGGGGGCTCGAACATTGCCAAGTTCGCCGTTGGGTCGCAAGGGGAGACCTCGCTCAAGAGGAAAAGGACCTCGCCCGGCCCGGAAGGTGGAAGTAGCGAGCCCTCGTTGCCGCCCAAGGTCGGCAGGCCCATGTTCCAGCGATCTATTAACAATGCGCTGGTTCTGCTggtccttgcccttggtaAAATCTGCCTTCACAAGGACAAACGGCTGCCAGATGTTGTGCCAGTCAGCGAGCCTGTCCAGCACGGCTCCCCCTTTCTGCGCAACGGCAACCCGGCGCCAGCATCCCCGTCGCAGGGCTCGCCTCCGTCCTACGCTTCTCATTCCAACGCAGCTGGCCTCCCTTCGCCCAAGGACAGTGGCGAGCGAGCTGGAACCAGCAGGCGGTCCTCGTTTCAAGGATCCGGCGTGTCGGCCAAACCGGTGGCTTCCCTCAAGAGGAACCTGGACGTGATTCCTGGCCTGGACTATTTTGCCCATGCTACCGACATTCTTGGCGGTCAACTGGCTGGAACAAGCCTGCGTCATATTCACGCGTATATTTTGGCTGGGTTGTACCACGGTcagctggggagggtggtggagagctACGCCTACATCAAGGAAGCCGGTTGGGCGCTGCAGATCAAAATGAGACCAAGTCTGGATCGGTTCAAGAGGCTTCAAGAGAGCCAGACAACCAACAGGGACTCGGTCACCGAGAAATCGGACAACCAGCTTGTCTTTGCCTTCTGGACATGCCTTCAGCTCGAAAGCGACATCATTGCCGAGTTGCCGCTGCCGCAGTCTCACATTTTGGCGTTTGAGGAAATCATGCCTTatcccaacatcaacatggcGACGGGGCTCGGTTTTGACGAGCACGTCCTGCGAAGCTACTTGGCTCAGCTCTACCTCCGCAAGAACCTGAACCAGATCCATCAGACGCTGTACAACCCGGAGAACCCGCAGCCTCTCGAGACTCACTCAGCCGGGGGCGGCATCATTGAGATTATCCAGAACTCGTTGGACATGCGATTCGTGCCACCCGAGTTCAAGTTTTTGGAGTCTGATCCCCCAGCAAAGGATATCCTGTCTGCCCGGTTGCGTGCCAAGTACTGGGGCGCTCGGGTCATCACCTTTCGCCCGTTCATCAGACAGATTCTCGAGCACAATTTCGACAAGGCCATGTCCACCACGTCCCCGATGCAGGGAGTGTCGCCGGCCGGCAGGATCCAGGATGATTTCTCTGATGATGTCAAGGCGTATGCCCAGAAAGGCATCAAGGCTCTGGTTGAAAGCACGAGGGCCTTTCACGGGGTCGAGGACAAGCgattcatcatcaccaatgtATTCGGCACAGCGCATGC ACAATGGGGCAACCTGCTCACGCTGGCGGCCGTGTTCAAGGACCCGGTGCTGAACCAGTACATTGACGAGGGCCTCTTGAAAGAACTTTTTACCAAAACAATCTCCTTTTTCAAGATTATCTCGCACCCCTCGAGCGCTCTATCAATCGACATGCGGATTCTGGAAGGCCTTCAGAACGAACTGTGGCGACGGCCAAACAGTATCGACCTGCTGGACCACCAGCCCGGATCCAGCTTCTCGAGCAACGCCAGCAACGGCATCCCACTGTCTTGCATGGCCCCGACCACGCCTCTTCCTGGCATGCATGCTCCCAGCACACCAGTGGACGCCTTccgcccaccgccgcccgcTCAGCTGCACGGCCCGCTCCTACCGCCCGTGTTGGGTGCCGTACCCGACGGCCTACCGGTGATGTCACCGGGGTCCCTGCCCCCCATGcagcatccaccaccaccatactGA
- a CDS encoding hypothetical protein (EggNog:ENOG503P53N), which translates to MSSQIDSSDEQFSASEQAHSSSPSPLQFSRASSYRGREYTLYDAVAGQVSLNERVQPHGGSSRRSNRPGSGNLTSRTYRLAPEEVLFRRHNAPTRYAEHDIYWAHEDLLPSQQLPDSALLRSVHCYASKFYDYTALDSSHLHSKLPKDGSPSLPSQTQPHSEFFQKKANTDLRSLDETAILAFGILLEEASREVLGKRGDLVFTEAEGYQPPQAPSQAAGATPATTAATLVPSSTGGTEEGKANGGGALDTDVSHGEGGPKKRRKVASRRKKRPDDGPDRLD; encoded by the exons ATGTCGAGTCAGATCGACTCATCAGATGAACAATTTTCCGCCTCTGAGCAGGCACATTCGagctcaccatctccttTGCAATTTTCCCGAGCGTCGTCCTATCGAGGCCGCGAGTATACCCTTTATGACGCGGTCGCCG GTCAGGTATCTCTAAATGAACGCGTCCAGCCACatggcggcagcagccgTCGCAGCAATCGACCTGGCTCAGGaaacctcacctcccgcACCTACAGGCTTGCCCCAGAAGAGGTTCTATTTCGGCGGCACAACGCCCCGACTCGATATGCCGAGCATGATATCTACTGGGCCCATGAGGATTTGCTGCCGTCACAGCAACTACCCGACAGTGCCCTGCTGAGATCTGTTCACTGTTACGCAAGTAAATTCTACGACTACACTGCCTTGGATTCTTCCCACCTCCACTCCAAGCTCCCCAAGGATGGATCACCTTCTCTTCCAAGCCAGACACAACCACACTCGGAGTTTTTCCAAAAGAAAGCAAACACAGACCTCCGGAGCCTAGATGAGACGGCCATCCTGGCTTTTGGCATCCTCCTTGAAGAAGCCAGCCGTGAAGTGCTCGGGAAGCGGGGCGACTTGGTGTTTACCGAGGCAGAGGGATATCAGCCTCCCCAAGCCCCTTCTCAAGCAGCTGGTGCAACGCCAGCAACCACGGCCGCCACCCTggtgccatcatcaacagggGGAACCGAAGAGGGAAAGGCAAATGGCGGTGGGGCCCTGGATACTGATGTCTCACACGGTGAAGGAGGCCCAAAAAAACGAAGGAAAGTGGCGAGCAGACGCAAAAAACGCCCTGACGATGGTCCTGACAGACTGGACTGA
- a CDS encoding hypothetical protein (EggNog:ENOG503P5FK; COG:S): MALPEIASIILRLAELAFAAVVAGLNGDYLHSVRGASSWDLGRHIYTEVVAGLSILFAIIWLFPFSSSFIHWPADLFFSILWFVAFGLLVDWLDGSCGRVFDWTNLSFQDTASCAQFKAVVAFSFLSAICWLASAIVGFWWVRRNTRVRHTTTAPTYRRRRWYRSRV; this comes from the exons ATGGCGCTACCCGAGATCGCCTCCATCATTCTGCGGCTGGCAGAGCTGGCGTTTGCGGCCGTTGTCGCAGGCTTGAACGGCGACTATCTACACTCAGTTCGCGGCGCTTCCTCGTGGGATTTGGGACGACACATCTACACTGAAGTTGTTGCGGGATTGTCCATTTTGTTTGCCATTATTTGGCTGTTTCCCTTCAGCTCCTCGTTTATCCATTGGCCGGCCGATCTGTTCTTCAGCATCCTGTGGTTTGTGGCCTTTGGTCTATTGGTGGATTGGCTGGATGGTTCTTGCGG ACGGGTTTTCGACTGGACCAACCTCTCATTCCAGGACACTGCATCCTGTGCCCAGTTCAAGGCCGTAGtcgccttttccttcttgagTGCCATCTGCTGGCTAGCCAGTGCCATCGTCGG TTTCTGGTGGGTTCGCCGCAACACTCGTGTTCGTCACACCACCACTGCACCCACCTACCGTCGTCGCCGTTGGTATCGCTCTCGCGTTTAA
- a CDS encoding hypothetical protein (EggNog:ENOG503NYCH) — protein sequence MLSSCFGSGRRLSDEHEPLLPQYDDTTSLQRQLHQKLHTYQMLRALSKGFMPSNEQTIVKLRTLLAADILNPDLDTTELSDSGQALVHYSKQFVHQLIELLQHKNSNDQIQDFIWYLTRARVSVDMEHIAEQAAKAKAKADTAAAYKSLQTVGSLLLTNSDFRLFLTDLNLVAREVFKDTAFALSEASKEAGKSLEPSSQEQESLKAPGKDAQTPPSKEDLLNQASEITQVLTGSTSTVVEGAENSIISKLQGDEKDTMLFRLKQAVLKLRKRRDYSDSVSTLSLLLKRYAMVYSRIARDTLEAADQDVDRNPETDRALKNFWLFIRSFGDAEEWEELERRFRDLMDHGQNDPDFEDLIQQLGNALQEMFTDAAFFDHAEERFQALRVRSRQLVSGSSLRDDIDGLLAQVQSTFQLVIRDKDVANLIKTATTIGKILSPKHQYANTDLLTDSINVFVPLLIQSISYIPIPRLEISTPQLDLLLENLILEPGITVNHSSFFPYKLRVETFNDLEIRKARFRTTSAIKSLMRIRIDGLSIKAEEVGFWLRAHTGLLRLVDEGIASFELDERGLDIQLDVEVGRDRLEKILSLRGVRVRIHKLNWTLRRSRFSFLAWLMKPLLKPLIRKTIEMQIASAIKDSLHFANRELLFARERLRATRIADPDDLRTFFKAVLARLTPPDDPDLYARVGVGEPGQGVFEGVYAPGSIVKLWKEEAQQAPQRIRENERDGWRNDVFDVHARLLG from the exons ATGCTTTCGTCTTGCTTTGGATCTGGCCGGCGCCTGTCAGACGAGCATgagccgctgctgccccaaTACGATGACACCACCTCGCTGCAGAGACAGCTGCACCAGAAGCTGCACACGTACCAGATGCTTCGAGCTCTATCCAAAGGTTTCATGCCCTCAAACGAGCAGACCATTGTGAAACTCAGAACCCTTCTCGCTGCCGACATCCTCAATCCAGATCTCGACACAACGGAGCTGAGCGACTCGGGCCAAGCGCTGGTGCATTACAGCAAACAGTTTGTCCACCAACTCATTGAGCTCCTCCAACACAAGAACAGCAATGATCAGATTCAAGATTTTATCTGGTACTTGACCAGGGCGAGGGTCTCGGTGGACATGGAGCACATCGCTGAACAGGCAGCCAAGGcaaaggccaaggctgaCACAGCAGCAG CTTACAAGAGCCTTCAAACCGTGGGTTCCCTGCTTCTCACAAATTCGGACTTTCGCCTGTTCCTCACAGATCTCAACTTGGTTGCCCGCGAGGTGTTCAAAGACACCGCCTTTGCCCTTTCCGAGGCTTCGAAAGAAGCGGGTAAAAGTCTTGAACCGTCTTCTCAGGAGCAGGAATCCTTGAAGGCACCGGGGAAGGATGCGCAGACACCGCCAAGCAAAGAAGACCTCTTGAACCAGGCCTCAGAGATTACCCAGGTGCTCACCGGGAGCACGTCTACCGTAGTTGAGGGAGCCGAAAACAGTATCATCAGCAAGCTCCAAGGTGATGAAAAAGACACCATGCTTTTTCGGTTGAAGCAGGCCGTGTTGAAGCTTAGAAAACGACGCGACTATTCCGACTCTGTTTCGACCCTCTCACTACTGCTCAAGCGCTATGCCATGGTTTACTCACGCATTGCTCGCGACACTCTTGAGGCGGCTGACCAAGACGTTGACCGGAATCCGGAGACGGACCGAGCGCTGAAAAACTTCTGGCTGTTCATCCGATCATTCGGGGATGCCGAGGAGTGGGAAGAGCTGGAGCGGCGCTTCAGGGACCTTATGGATCATGGCCAGAATGACCCGGACTTTGAAGACCTGATTCAGCAACTAGGAAACGCACTCCAGGAAATGTTTACAGACGCAGCCTTCTTCGACCACGCCGAGGAGAGGTTCCAGGCATTACGGGTCAGGTCGAGACAACTTGTCTCGGGGTCATCTTTACGGGACGACATTGACGGACTTCTTGCTCAGGTGCAGTCAACCTTTCAGTTGGTCATCAGAGACAAGGATGTTGCCAATCTCATCAAAACCGCAACCACCATCGGCAAGATTCTTTCCCCCAAGCACCAATATGCCAATACAGATTTGCTGACGGATTCGATCAATGTTTTTGTGCCACTGCTCATCCAGTCAATCAGTTACATCCCGATACCCAGGCTTGAAATCTCAACACCGCAGCTCGACTTGTTGCTTGAGAATCTCATCTTGGAACCCGGCATCACGGTCAATCATTCTTCATTTTTCCCATATAAGCTCCGAGTTGAGACCTTCAATGACTTGGAGATCCGCAAGGCGCGCTTTCGGACAACTTCGGCGATAAAGAGCCTGATGCGCATCAGGATTGATGGATTGTCCATCAAGGCCGAAGAGGTAGGGTTCTGGCTCCGGGCGCACACAGGGCTCTTACGCCTGGTGGATGAGGGAATTGCTTCGTTTGAGCTTGACGAGCGAGGTCTGGATATCCAGCTCGACGTGGAGGTTGGGAGAGACAGACTTGAGAAGATACTCTCTCTAAGGGGGGTAAGGGTGCGCATCCACAAACTCAACTGGACCCTGCGGAGAAGTAGGTTCAGTTTTCTGGCATGGCTCATGAAGCCACTCCTCAAACCCCTTATTCGCAAAACCATCGAGATGCAGATCGCCTCGGCCATCAAGGATTCACTGCACTTTGCCAACCGGGAACTCTTGTTCGCACGGGAAAGACTCCGTGCGACACGTATAGCTGATCCTGATGACTTGCGGACTTTTTTCAAGGCTGTTTTGGCAAGACTTACACCCCCTGACGACCCAGATCTCTACGCTCGTGTCGGTGTCGGCGAGCCAGGCCAAGGTGTTTTCGAAGGAGTTTACGCGCCTGGTAGCATCGTCAAATTGTGGAAGGAAGAGGCACAACAGGCACCACAAAGGATCCGAGAAAATGAGAGAGACGGGTGGCGCAATGATGTTTTCGATGTCCACGCCAGACTTTTGGGGTGA
- a CDS encoding hypothetical protein (EggNog:ENOG503P4B6), with amino-acid sequence MSSIVNKIKEAVHSDKSHHGAPEGTSGPHNSRVANAADPRVDSDRDGSHTAGRTTGTTGTTGTNEGLHGPHNSRVANTLDPRVDSDRDGSRTAGNTGTGFGNTGTGFGNTGTGFGNSGRTAGTNEGLHGPHSSRVANTLDPRVDSDRDGSNTVGSSGTGTHTTAGFGGNTGIGSGNTHRATAGTGTTGMTGTHGAPAGTHGPHNSRIANAADPRVDSDRDGRGAIHSGPGPASNTAGPHSSDMANKLDPRVDSDLDGSKTIGQNRTYQSGTATSIARDPTDASQVPPSVLRKHLGDPVVEHDDHHHHRERRNSVKSHQEAFSGV; translated from the exons ATGTCTTCCATCgtcaacaagatcaaggaggctgTCCACTCCGACAAGTCCCACCATGGCGCTCCTGAAGGCACCAGCGGACCCCACAACTCTCGTGTCGCCAACGCTGCCGACCCCCGCGTCGACTCTGATCGTGACGGCTCCCACACTGCTGGCcgcaccaccggcaccaccggcaccaccggTACCAACGAAGGTCTCCACGGCCCCCACAACTCCCGCGTTGCCAACACTCTCGACCCCCGTGTAGACTCGGACCGTGATGGCTCTCGCACTGCTGGCAACACTG GTACTGGCTTCGGCAACACTGGTACTGGCTTCGGCAACACTGGTACTGGCTTCGGCAACTCTGGCCGCACCGCTGGCACCAACGAGGGCCTCCATGGTCCCCACAGCTCCCGCGTTGCCAACACTCTCGATCCCCGCGTCGATTCTGACCGTGACGGTTCCAACACTGTTGGCTCTTCTGGCACGggcacccacaccaccgctGGCTTCGGCGGCAACACTGGCATCGGCTCTGGCAACACTCACCgcgccaccgccggcaccggcacGACTGGCATGACCGGCACCCATGGTGCCCCCGCCGGCACTCACGGCCCTCACAACTCTCGCATTGCCAATGCTGCTGATCCCAGAGTTGACTCTGACCGTGATGGCCGTGGTGCCATCCACAGCGGACCTGGCCCTGCCAGCAACACTGCCGGCCCTCACTCCAGCGATATGGCGAACAAGCTCGACCCCCGTGTCGACTCGGATCTTGACGGTTCCAAGACCATTGGTCAAAACAGGACTTACCA ATCTGGGACAGCCACTTCCATCGCAAGAGACCCTACGGACGCTTCTCAGGTCCCTCCCTCCGTCCTTCGCAAGCATCTGGGTGACCCGGTGGTTGAGCAtgatgaccaccaccatcaccgcgaGAGGCGAAATAGCGTGAAGTCCCACCAGGAGGCCTTTAGCGGAGTCTAA
- a CDS encoding hypothetical protein (COG:I; EggNog:ENOG503NZ7Q), whose protein sequence is MDSHLRRKDTTKGPPLRILSLDGGGVRGYSMFLILQELMHRTFVEIEGRAPKRSEIPKPCDHFDLIVGTGTGGLIALMLGRLRLDIETCKELYVRLTRMVFETDKTIAGIPYRSTLFKATKLEEAIKECVREHTVYEREGNDLSETSSTYPMSTASRSSAAYPRRHSSNASVISFSAKSPTSQAARPTISSRWGNPNARLYDERENRTKTAITAVYRGTQRGGAPALLRSYDSRKEPAPEFDCKIWQAGRATCAIGLAFKPIQIGHSVFHDDGAGTFNPSITALDEAVVNEWPGREVGVFVSVGTGKRPKSSDTNSTLWYEGFMGEFAEARKRLIAKIEGCEKIHELMKKEHLPKRGVNIEHYYRLNVEVGVGEFGMNEWNRLAEISTNTRRYLAREEEQKMVQGASSKLAKIHFAKLRWERLGSMSAAEQEKKLPEISMPLAVELPGDIPVFPPRTTPSRQSYESGSDMLPRPGVSTPSPRSSGERFPPSPLGITQPYSSAPTLAPPPPPQGGRPAKPQNNDDADRLTVNAPTPSQYRTASGSDKIAIVSADDYPRRYQELPSQQQPLPVRDGPPPCLPKHRFPRGNIQPLGEELLLRCLTPWMKMHRRL, encoded by the exons ATGGACTCCCACCTGAGGCGCAAGGACACCACCAAAGGTCCGCCCCTGCGCATCTTATCACTAG atggtggaggtgttcGCGGCTATTCCATGTTCCTGATCCTGCAAGAGCTGATGCACCGGACGTTCGTCGAAATCGAAGGTCGGGCCCCCAAACGATCCGAGATACCTAAGCCATGTGATCATTTTGACCTCATTGTTGGCACTGGCACTGGTGGCCTCATCGCCTTGATGCTTGGCAGGCTGCGTCTGGATATCGAGACATGCAAGGAACTGTATGTGCGCCTGACACGCATGGTGTTTGAGACGGACAAGACCATCGCTGGGATTCCTTATAGGTCCACGCTGTTCAAGGCGaccaagctggaggaggcaaTCAAGGAGTGTGTCAGGGAGCATACGGTGTATGAACGAGAGGGCAACGACCTGTCTGAAACGAGCAGCACGTATCCCATGTCCACTGCCTCGCGATCGAGCGCTGCCTATCCGAGAAGGCATTCGAGCAACGCGAGTGTGATCAGCTTCAGCGCCAAGAGCCCAACATCGCAGGCAGCAAGGCCCACCATTTCCTCACGCTGGGGCAATCCCAACGCCCGCTTGTATGACGAGAGGGAGAACAGGACCAAGAC TGCCATTACAGCTGTATATCGAGGTACCCAACGAGGCGGCGCTCCGGCGCTTTTGCGATCCTACGATTCCAGAAAGGAGCCCGCTCCCGAGTTTGACTGCAAGATTTGGCAAGCTGGGAGAGCAACCTGCGCCATCGGTTTGGCTTTCAAGCCGATTCAGATCGGTCACTCGGTTTTCCACGACGATGGCGCTGGTACCTTCAACCCTTCCATCACTGCTCTGGACGAGGCAGTGGTGAATGAGTGGCCCGGCCGTGAGGTTGGCGTATTTGTCAGCGTCGGAACAGGAAAGCGTCCAAAGAGCAGTGACACAAACTCGACCTTGTGGTACGAGGGCTTCATGGGGGAGTTTGCCGAGGCCAGGAAGAGGTTGATAGCCAAGATTGAGGGCTGTGAGAAGATTCATGAGCTCATGAAAAAGGAACACCTGCCCAAGCGGGGTGTCAACATTGAGCATTATTACCGGCTCAATGTGGAGGTGGGCGTGGGAGAGTTTGGCATGAATGAGTGGAACCGGCTGGCCGAAATCAGTACCAACACCCGGCGCTatttggcgagggaggaggagcagaagatGGTACAGGGAGCGTCATCgaagctggccaagattCACTTCGCCAAGTTGCGGTGGGAGCGTCTCGGATCCATGAGTGCCGCAgagcaagaaaagaagtTGCCGGAAATCTCGATGCCTCTGGCTGTTGAGTTGCCAGGCGATATTCCTGTCTTCCCTCCTCGCACAACACCCAGTCGACAGTCGTACGAGTCTGGAAGCGACATGCTTCCAAGGCCCGGTGTCAGCACGCCGTCCCCCAGAAGTTCAGGCGAGCGGTTCCCGCCTTCGCCGCTGGGCATCACGCAGCCGTACTCGAGCGCCCCTACTCTAgcccctccgccgcctccccaaGGTGGTCGCCCGGCTAAGCCTCAGAACAATGACGACGCAGACCGGCTGACGGTGAATGCTCCGACGCCCTCGCAGTACCGAACGGCGTCAGGCTCAGACAAGATTGCTATTGTGAGCGCGGATGACTACCCTCGACGGTACCAAGAGCTTCcatcacagcagcagccattaCCAGTACGTGATGGACCCCCCCCCTGCCTCCCAAAACACCGCTTCCCGAGAGGCAACATTCAACCTCTGGGCGAGGAGCTGCTCCTGCGCTGCCTTACCCCCTGGATGAAGATGCACCGCCGGCTGTGA